The bacterium genomic interval CGTCGTGTGGGAGACGCCGAACTCTCGCGCGATCTGACGAAAGCCGGAGCACGACACGAGCCGGTGAAACGTGGGGGCGAGCAGGTCCGGGCGTCTCAGCCAATAGGTAGTGGAGAACGTCTGTGAACTGAAGTTCCGGCCGCAATGGGAACAGCGGTACTTCTGGATCCGGCGAGGTGCTCGGTTCCTGACGTAGAAGCCCTTCTTGACGAAGCGCCAAGCCCCTGGTTCGCCATGGGAATCACAGCAAGGGTTGGGGCAGAAGGGAGGGCGGTGCAGGCGTGTGGTGATCGACATCCCTTCTGGCATCGCACGATCGGTGCCAGGAGAAATCTTCGGTCCACCTACGGGATTTCGTACCCTAGGGCGCGAAGCTGATCCAACTGCAGCTCATCCAGCTCATAGAACTGCTGCTCGAACAGCGGCGGCTCCCCCGCCTCCCGGTCCGCCACCGCGCGCAGCCGTTCCAGGACCTCGCCCTCCGCGCTCGCGAGATCGAACTGCTGTCCGTCTTCCACCGAGAACAGCGACTCGAACGGCTTCCCGTCGCCGTCACTCCCAGCGACGTAACGGTAGGGCCCGTCGAGCACCGTGACGGCACCCGAGGCGTCGGTCCCGGGGCGTCCCCAGTTCTCGTCGAGGTACGCCATGACGACGTCGTCCGGCGCGGCCTCGGGCGCGGTGCCTCGAGCGCTCGCCACGATCGTGTCGAAGCGCGAGTGGCCGTCGAGACCCGATCGATCGTCGGGGACACCCGCCAGCTCGAGGAGGGTCGGCCAGACGTCTTCGTTCGACGTCAGCTCGGTCACCACGATCGGCTCTTCGAGGGCGAAGGGCAGGGAGATGATGAGCGGCGTCTCCGTGGTCTCCGGGAAGACGGATCGCGCGTGGCCTTCGAAGCCGCGCTCGCCGAAGGCCTCTCCGTGGTCCGAGAGGATGACGACGATCGTCTCGTCGAGCAGTCCGCGCTGGCCGAGGTGATCGTAGAGCTTCGAGACGACCCAGTCGGTCCGCAGGAGGGAGTTGTCGTAGAGGTCCGCGATCGTGTTGCCGAAGAGTGCCGACTCCTCGTCGTAGGTGTACTCGTGCAGGTCCATCAGGTGCAGGTAGAGGAACCAGCGCTTGGACTCGCCGTGGATGCGAAGGAACTCGATGCCGTCGTCGATCAGGGTCTCGTCGTTGCCGTGGGCCTGCGCGTTGGGACGGAGCTGGACCTCGGAAGGCTTGAGCCCGAGGCCCATGGGTCGGAAGTATTTGTCGAATCCCTGGTCGAAGCCGAAATAGCCGTGGACCCAACCGTTGCGGTAGAGGCCCACGTTCATGAATCCGGCCTCCGCGAGGAGCTCCGCCGGCATGAGGACGTCGTCGGGGATGGTGTGGTTGAACTTGGTCACGCCGACGCGGAGCGGGGTGAGGCTGGACCAGAGCGAGGCCATCGAGGACTTGGTCCAGGACGACTGGGCGATGTGTCGGTCGAAGCGGATTCCCGTGCTCGCCAGCTCGGTCAGGAAGGGCGTCGTGTCGCGCTCGTAGCCGTAGGCGCTCATGCGCTCCGCGCGGAGCGTGTCGATCAATACGAACAGGATGTTCGTATCGGTCCGCTCGGACAGCGCGACGAGATCCTCGATCGATCCCGTCGGGCGCCAGGACGACTCGCCGGGCTCGATCCGGATCGAGCGGAACAGGAAGGCGGTGATGAGCGCGACCGCCAGCAGGACGAAGGGCCAGAGCGGCCGGTTCGAAGCGTTCTCCGACATGGCGGCGGACTCTACTCGATTCGATTCTCCGGGGGTAGGGATGCCCTTCGCACTTTGCGAATCGAGGGCGGCGATGCTAACCGACACGCATATTCGATCAGTGCATGCGGTTGCCCCCCCTTTTACGGCGCTTCGGCGTCGTAGAGGACCAGCGGTGCTTGATGAAGCGAGCGGCGCGTTGATCGGAAGACGACCTGCGGCCGCGCGATCGATGGCGCCTCGCCGATCGCTCGCGCGCAAGGAGAACGAGATTCTCACCTCGGCAACCGTTCGGAGATTTCCCGGGACCCTCGGAAGTGTGAGACGTCGGGCGAACCGCGTACGCGCTGCGCGTTTCCCGCTCACGTGCTGCCTGGTCGTCGCGATCCTGTCGGGTTGCGCGAGCGAGCCCGTTCCCACCCTCGACGAGGTCCGGACGCTGCTCGCGGCGGGGCAGGTCGACGAGTCGGTCGAAGCGATGCGGGCGATGATCGATGCGGGGGATCGGAGCGGGGAGACGCTCTTCCTCTATGGGCGCACGCTGAGCCGGCTCGGCCGCGCGGGCCAGGCCGTCTGGGCGCTGGACGAGGCGATGAACCTCGAGGACTGGGTCGTGCCGGCCGGTGTCGCGCTGGCGAGTTCGTGCAACCAGTGGGAGAACTGGGATCTCGCGCTCGCGACCCTCGCGCGGGTTCGCGACGAGCGGCCGGACGATCCCGAAGAGGACCTCGGTACGCGCCTGCTCGAGGCGCGGGTCCGGCTGAACACGCGGCGCATGAACGACGAGGCGCTCTCGCTTCTCGAGGGGATCGTCGAGGATTTCCCGGAGTCCGAGATGGCGCGCCGTATGAAGGCGGTGGCGCAGCTTCGGGTGGGCGATGCGGATGCGGCGTACGAGACGATTCTCGCCGCCGGTCTGCTCGGAAGCGGTGGGACTGCGGAGGAGGGCGATCCCGTCGCCGAGGCCGGTGAAGAGGCTCCTGGGGATCCCGAGGACGAGGGGGACGGGCCGGCCCTCGCGGCAGCCGATCCGCCTCGGGACGGCGACGCGGAGGGCGCGGAGAGCGAGGCGGCGGCCGTCGCGGCCGCGGAGATCGATGCGGTCGACGGGGAAGAGTACTGGTGCAGCGTGCGGATCAGCTTCAAGCGCGAAGCCGGCGACATCGCCGAGGCCGAGGAGATCGCCTCGTCCTGCCTCGAGAAGTTTCCGGAGTCTCGTGGCGTCCTGAACGAAGCGATCCAGCTCTACGCGGCGCTCGGCAAGAACGATCGAAGCCTCGACGTACTGAAGCAGGCGTATGACGAGTCGCCCGGCGACGCTCAGATCCGCCGGGCCTACGTCACCTACCTGACCGAGCTGGGACGGGTCGACGACGCCGCGGACGTGATTCGTTCCTCGATCGAATATGCGAAGGAGAACGCCTCGGACGGGGTTGTCGTCGCGGAGGCGACCCTCGAAGCCGAATACGGTGCGTTCATGATCGATCTCGGGCGCTACGAAGAGGGCGTCGAGGCCTACGAGCGCTCCCTCGAGCTCGCGGGGGATCTCGCGGCACCGGATCTCCTCTTCCGGGCAGCGGACGCGTTGATCTATCTCGAGCGCTACGACGATGCGCTCGATCTCGCGCGCCGGACGCCGGTGGACGTCCACCGTGAGATGGTGATGGGGCGCGTGGCCTTCGAGCGCCGGGACTACGCGGGCGCGATCGCCTACATGACGCGGGCCGCGACGCTGTGGCCC includes:
- a CDS encoding tetratricopeptide repeat protein; the encoded protein is MRRRANRVRAARFPLTCCLVVAILSGCASEPVPTLDEVRTLLAAGQVDESVEAMRAMIDAGDRSGETLFLYGRTLSRLGRAGQAVWALDEAMNLEDWVVPAGVALASSCNQWENWDLALATLARVRDERPDDPEEDLGTRLLEARVRLNTRRMNDEALSLLEGIVEDFPESEMARRMKAVAQLRVGDADAAYETILAAGLLGSGGTAEEGDPVAEAGEEAPGDPEDEGDGPALAAADPPRDGDAEGAESEAAAVAAAEIDAVDGEEYWCSVRISFKREAGDIAEAEEIASSCLEKFPESRGVLNEAIQLYAALGKNDRSLDVLKQAYDESPGDAQIRRAYVTYLTELGRVDDAADVIRSSIEYAKENASDGVVVAEATLEAEYGAFMIDLGRYEEGVEAYERSLELAGDLAAPDLLFRAADALIYLERYDDALDLARRTPVDVHREMVMGRVAFERRDYAGAIAYMTRAATLWPQNAPVRYYLARAAEGIGEFDEAVEHYRQAVRSDPSLAEARERLIALYMSEGRAREALTILNFNSPKGDSASSTRLHLLRVELQARLAIEPNLSLPRGLDMPIRDFQVAVAGALANGLAHVAGPAGAAATLAELVEAAEPSSRAPLIAQRIVRLLESGATTEAIEVARSAAARFPKDPTLRVAVGRALSQDDASQAEARVEFEAALEADEDAVDAVIGLGDLARRAGKANEAIAHYERALEIDDTRFAAAGPLSELLVERGDRAAAIEGLEDFVARVAPYDGRGARLLAELLGDDADAEREARLTAQADRFAAPPETLPLSST
- a CDS encoding sulfatase; this translates as MSENASNRPLWPFVLLAVALITAFLFRSIRIEPGESSWRPTGSIEDLVALSERTDTNILFVLIDTLRAERMSAYGYERDTTPFLTELASTGIRFDRHIAQSSWTKSSMASLWSSLTPLRVGVTKFNHTIPDDVLMPAELLAEAGFMNVGLYRNGWVHGYFGFDQGFDKYFRPMGLGLKPSEVQLRPNAQAHGNDETLIDDGIEFLRIHGESKRWFLYLHLMDLHEYTYDEESALFGNTIADLYDNSLLRTDWVVSKLYDHLGQRGLLDETIVVILSDHGEAFGERGFEGHARSVFPETTETPLIISLPFALEEPIVVTELTSNEDVWPTLLELAGVPDDRSGLDGHSRFDTIVASARGTAPEAAPDDVVMAYLDENWGRPGTDASGAVTVLDGPYRYVAGSDGDGKPFESLFSVEDGQQFDLASAEGEVLERLRAVADREAGEPPLFEQQFYELDELQLDQLRALGYEIP